Proteins encoded by one window of Panicum virgatum strain AP13 chromosome 7N, P.virgatum_v5, whole genome shotgun sequence:
- the LOC120681416 gene encoding pheophytinase, chloroplastic-like isoform X2, with product MEVVSCSHSCSALRQTPQRAWRLRGSGVGLGHAKSPGPRRSAIRCVGTTRGTSVPGDSSKVHATQGFVDATLQGVPSRKVVEIEKVMIQGLPEGPDSSPISTGFWEWKPKLTVYYERSGTKNSKAPAVLFLPGFGVGTFHFEKQLRDLGRDHKVWTMDFLGQGMSLPCEDPAPSSIAGDQSEDTFWGFGQDSQPWAEELVYSVDLWQNQVQHFIEEVIREPVYIVGNSLGGFVALYFAASCPHLVKGVTLLNATPFWGFFPNPATSPRLSKIFPWAGTFPLPSFVRKLTETVWQKISDPRSIHDILKQVYADHSTNVDKVFSRIVEITQHPAAAASFASIMFAPRGQISFQEAISRCQSQGVPISLMYGREDPWVRPIWGIKVKQQVPEAPYYEISPAGHCPHDEVPEV from the exons ATGGAGGTGGTCTCTTGCAGCCACTCCTGCTCGGCATTACGTCAAACACCACAACGTGCCTGGAGGCTTCGGGGCAGTGGTGTTGGTCTGGGGCATGCCAAGTCTCCTGGGCCCAGAAGAAGTGCGATTCGTTGTGTCGGAACCACAAGAGGAACTTCAGTTCCGGGTGATTCCAGCAAGGTTCATGCCACCCAGGGATTTGTTGATGCAACCCTGCAGGGGGTTCCTTCCAGAAAAGTCGTTGAGATTGAGAAGGTGATGATTCAGGGCCTCCCGGAAGGCCCTGATAGCTCTCCCATCAGTACTGGATTCTGGGAGTGGAAGCCGAAGCTGACAGTGTACTATGAGAGGTCAGGTACCAAGAACAGCAAAGCGCCTGCGGTGCTCTTCCTACCGGGGTTCGGAGTTGGGACATTCCATTTTGAGAAGCAACTGAGGGATCTTGGTCGTGATCATAAGGTGTGGACGATGGATTTTCTTGGGCAGGGAATGTCATTGCCATGCGAAGACCCTGCTCCTAGTAGCATAGCAGGAGACCAGAGTGAAGACACGTTTTGGGGCTTTGGACAAGATTCGCAGCCTTGGGCAGAGGAGCTGGTGTATTCTGTAGATTTATGGCAAAACCAAGTTCAGCATTTCATTGAAGAG GTTATCCGTGAGCCAGTTTACATTGTGGGGAACTCTCTTGGAGGATTTGTTGCCCTGTATTTTGCTGCGTCCTGTCCACATCTTGTAAAAGGTGTCACGTTGCTTAATGCAACACCATTTTGGGGATTTTTTCCTAACCCTGCTACATCTCCTCGATTGTCAAAGATTTTCCCATGGGCTGGGACATTTCCTCTTCCATCATTTGTGAGGAAACTTACTGAAACAGT TTGGCAGAAGATAAGTGACCCAAGAAGCATACATGACATACTCAAACAAGTATATGCTGACCACTCAACAAATGTGGACAAGGTATTCTCTCGTATTGTGGAGATAACACAACACCCAGCTGCTGCTGCATCATTCGCCTCCATCATGTTTGCCCCAAGGGGTCAGATATCCTTCCAAGAGGCAATCTCTAG GTGCCAAAGCCAAGGTGTTCCCATATCTCTTATGTATGGAAGAGAGGATCCTTGGGTTAGACCTATTTGGGGAATCAAAGTCAAACAGCAGGTGCCAGAAGCACCTTATTATGAAATCAGCCCTGCTGGTCATTGTCCTCATGATGAGGTCCCTGAG GTATAG
- the LOC120681416 gene encoding pheophytinase, chloroplastic-like isoform X1 translates to MEVVSCSHSCSALRQTPQRAWRLRGSGVGLGHAKSPGPRRSAIRCVGTTRGTSVPGDSSKVHATQGFVDATLQGVPSRKVVEIEKVMIQGLPEGPDSSPISTGFWEWKPKLTVYYERSGTKNSKAPAVLFLPGFGVGTFHFEKQLRDLGRDHKVWTMDFLGQGMSLPCEDPAPSSIAGDQSEDTFWGFGQDSQPWAEELVYSVDLWQNQVQHFIEEVIREPVYIVGNSLGGFVALYFAASCPHLVKGVTLLNATPFWGFFPNPATSPRLSKIFPWAGTFPLPSFVRKLTETVWQKISDPRSIHDILKQVYADHSTNVDKVFSRIVEITQHPAAAASFASIMFAPRGQISFQEAISRCQSQGVPISLMYGREDPWVRPIWGIKVKQQVPEAPYYEISPAGHCPHDEVPEVINYLLRGWLKNLESEGSIDLPFLEEPSYAEHGVSRELEFIREGSRKSVSVRLYGSKISLWSQLSSFLNTRASNSRVVSR, encoded by the exons ATGGAGGTGGTCTCTTGCAGCCACTCCTGCTCGGCATTACGTCAAACACCACAACGTGCCTGGAGGCTTCGGGGCAGTGGTGTTGGTCTGGGGCATGCCAAGTCTCCTGGGCCCAGAAGAAGTGCGATTCGTTGTGTCGGAACCACAAGAGGAACTTCAGTTCCGGGTGATTCCAGCAAGGTTCATGCCACCCAGGGATTTGTTGATGCAACCCTGCAGGGGGTTCCTTCCAGAAAAGTCGTTGAGATTGAGAAGGTGATGATTCAGGGCCTCCCGGAAGGCCCTGATAGCTCTCCCATCAGTACTGGATTCTGGGAGTGGAAGCCGAAGCTGACAGTGTACTATGAGAGGTCAGGTACCAAGAACAGCAAAGCGCCTGCGGTGCTCTTCCTACCGGGGTTCGGAGTTGGGACATTCCATTTTGAGAAGCAACTGAGGGATCTTGGTCGTGATCATAAGGTGTGGACGATGGATTTTCTTGGGCAGGGAATGTCATTGCCATGCGAAGACCCTGCTCCTAGTAGCATAGCAGGAGACCAGAGTGAAGACACGTTTTGGGGCTTTGGACAAGATTCGCAGCCTTGGGCAGAGGAGCTGGTGTATTCTGTAGATTTATGGCAAAACCAAGTTCAGCATTTCATTGAAGAG GTTATCCGTGAGCCAGTTTACATTGTGGGGAACTCTCTTGGAGGATTTGTTGCCCTGTATTTTGCTGCGTCCTGTCCACATCTTGTAAAAGGTGTCACGTTGCTTAATGCAACACCATTTTGGGGATTTTTTCCTAACCCTGCTACATCTCCTCGATTGTCAAAGATTTTCCCATGGGCTGGGACATTTCCTCTTCCATCATTTGTGAGGAAACTTACTGAAACAGT TTGGCAGAAGATAAGTGACCCAAGAAGCATACATGACATACTCAAACAAGTATATGCTGACCACTCAACAAATGTGGACAAGGTATTCTCTCGTATTGTGGAGATAACACAACACCCAGCTGCTGCTGCATCATTCGCCTCCATCATGTTTGCCCCAAGGGGTCAGATATCCTTCCAAGAGGCAATCTCTAG GTGCCAAAGCCAAGGTGTTCCCATATCTCTTATGTATGGAAGAGAGGATCCTTGGGTTAGACCTATTTGGGGAATCAAAGTCAAACAGCAGGTGCCAGAAGCACCTTATTATGAAATCAGCCCTGCTGGTCATTGTCCTCATGATGAGGTCCCTGAG GTTATAAACTACTTACTCCGCGGGTGGCT GAAGAACCTCGAGTCTGAGGGTTCAATCGACCTTCCGTTTCTCGAAGAACCCAGCTATGCTGAGCATGGTGTGTCGAGGGAGCTGGAGTTTATCAGAGAAGGGTCAAGGAAATCAGTTAGTGTGCGGCTCTAtggttccaaaatttctctctggAGCCAGCTGAGCTCATTCTTGAACACTCGTGCCTCCAATTCACGGGTAGTCTCTAGATGA
- the LOC120682687 gene encoding uncharacterized vacuolar membrane protein YML018C-like — MGSGLKYRAGLCLIVAVVLIWVISAEVTQGIFTKYKHPFAITYLGASLMVIYLPLSFLKDFIYNSMRRHSGNTSASKVTSKSSFGGSAPLKNGEFQKMLEMEPQKTIVIPVVEETKPLIYGITEINDGILKEKQLSAKEIATYGLYLCPLWFVTEYLSNAALARTSVASTTVLSSTSGLFTLFIGVLLGQDSINAAKIIAVFISMAGVVMTTMGQTWASDESEVGKSGDTQRTLLGDMFGLMSAISYGLFTVLLKKICGEEGEKVDVQKLFGYLGLFSLVALWWLVWPLTALGIEPKFSMPHSTKVDEVVVANGLIGSVLSDYFWALSVVWTTPLVATLGMSLTIPLAMVADMIIHGRHYSAVYILGSVQVFSGFVIANLADRFSRSLGLL, encoded by the exons ATGGGCTCCGGTCTCAAGTACCGGGCGGGGCTGTGCCTGATTGTCGCCGTCGTGCTCATCTGGGTCATCTCCGCGGAGGTCACGCAG ggAATATTCACAAAGTACAAACATCCATTCGCAATTACTTACTTGGGGGCCTCTCTTATGGTCATATATCTCCCTTTGTCATTTCTAAAAGACTTTATATACAATTCAATGAGACGGCATTCTGGAAACACCAGTGCTTCAAAAGTCACAAGCAAATCTTCCTTTGGCGGTAGTGCCCCTTTGAAGAATGGTGAATTTCAGAAGATGTTGGAAATGGAGCCACAGAAAACTATAGTGATTCCTGTAGTAGAAGAGACAAAACCACTTATTTATGGAATCACTGAAATTAATGATGGCATCCTGAAGGAGAAGCAGCTTTCTGCTAAGGAGATTGCAACTTATGGACTGTATCTTTGCCCCTTATGGTTTGTCACAGAG TATTTATCGAATGCAGCGCTTGCAAGAACTAGTGTTGCCAGTACCACTGTACTGTCTTCAACTTCGGGACTGTTCACTCTTTTCATTGGTGTTTTACTCGGACAAGACTCCATAAATGCTGCAAAAATTATTGCTGTTTTCATTAGCATGGCTGGTGTTGTTATGACAACTATGGGCCAGACTTGGGCATCTGATGAATCAGAAGTAGGCAAATCTGG GGATACACAGAGGACTCTTCTAGGTGATATGTTTGGTCTCATGTCAGCCATCTCATATGGTCTTTTTACTG TGcttctcaaaaaaatttgtggagaggaaggagaaaaggtCGATGTCCAAAAACTGTTTGGTTATCTTGGACTTTTTAGCCTTGTTGCTCTCTGGTGGCTTG TCTGGCCATTAACAGCACTAGGCATTGAACCAAAGTTTTCAATGCCCCACTCAACAAAAGTGGATGAAGTGGTGGTGGCAAATGGCCTAATTGGAAGTGTATTATCAGACTATTTCTG GGCTCTTTCTGTTGTTTGGACTACTCCCTTGGTGGCCACCTTAGGCATGTCTCTCACAATTCCACTAGCAATGGTTGCTGATATGATCATTCATGGTCGTCACTATTCAGCAGTCTATATTCTTGGTTCTGTCCAG GTATTTTCAGGCTTCGTTATTGCAAACCTTGCAGATCGCTTTTCACGTTCTCTAGGGCTATTATAG